The Acidobacteriota bacterium genome has a segment encoding these proteins:
- a CDS encoding cation:proton antiporter, which yields MEQNLTEVVLHLVFQLAVILCAAKVGGEIAERFLKQPAVLGELAMGMLIGPFALGQYVHLPHIGALFPPPAGHTPIAVSGELWAFAQVAVVVLLFIAGLETDLKNILRYGAKAFVIGLGGAIFPFFLGAWATSVFTEHGMMSPMALFTGSAMTATSIGITARVLSDIRKLGTPEGVSILAAAVIDDVLGLLVLVIVIAMAAGAAVDDAGLARPNDLGGLAAADGAQPGLDWGELGWVALKAFGIWVGITAAGIFSAKYIERLFSAFKASGAKITLSLALCFLIAGLVELFGLAMIIGAYSIGLGLSQTEMSKELIKEMEGLYHALVPVFFVVMGMLVSFSAMREELVFGVVLSLLAIASKVFGCGLPALGLGFNVRGATRIGLGMLPRGEFALIIAGMALARGAIDTGLFGVVVMMTVVTAFLAPVLLVPAFRGGGGLRNP from the coding sequence ATGGAGCAGAACCTTACAGAGGTCGTTCTGCACCTCGTCTTTCAGCTGGCGGTCATCCTGTGCGCCGCTAAGGTGGGTGGTGAGATTGCGGAAAGATTCCTGAAGCAGCCCGCCGTTCTGGGCGAGCTCGCAATGGGCATGCTCATCGGCCCGTTCGCCCTGGGGCAATACGTCCATTTGCCGCATATCGGCGCGCTTTTCCCTCCGCCCGCTGGGCACACGCCCATCGCGGTCTCGGGCGAGCTCTGGGCCTTCGCGCAGGTTGCGGTCGTCGTCCTTCTCTTCATAGCGGGCCTCGAGACCGACCTGAAAAACATCCTGCGCTACGGCGCCAAGGCCTTCGTAATCGGGCTGGGCGGCGCGATTTTCCCGTTCTTCCTCGGCGCGTGGGCCACGTCGGTCTTTACGGAGCATGGGATGATGTCCCCCATGGCGCTGTTTACGGGCTCCGCGATGACGGCCACCTCGATCGGCATCACGGCGCGCGTGCTGAGCGACATACGCAAGCTCGGAACGCCCGAGGGGGTCTCCATCCTCGCGGCGGCGGTCATCGACGACGTGCTGGGCCTGCTTGTCCTGGTCATAGTGATTGCCATGGCGGCGGGGGCCGCGGTGGACGATGCGGGGCTTGCCCGCCCTAACGACCTTGGCGGGCTTGCCGCGGCGGACGGGGCGCAGCCCGGCCTCGATTGGGGCGAGCTGGGATGGGTCGCGCTCAAGGCGTTCGGCATCTGGGTCGGCATCACGGCCGCGGGCATCTTCAGCGCGAAATACATCGAACGCCTCTTCTCGGCGTTCAAGGCAAGCGGCGCGAAGATCACGCTCTCGCTCGCGCTTTGTTTCCTCATCGCCGGCCTGGTCGAGCTGTTCGGCCTGGCGATGATCATCGGCGCCTACTCCATCGGCCTCGGGCTCTCGCAGACCGAGATGTCAAAGGAGCTCATCAAGGAAATGGAAGGCCTCTACCACGCCCTGGTGCCCGTCTTTTTCGTCGTCATGGGGATGCTCGTGAGTTTTTCCGCCATGCGCGAGGAGCTCGTGTTCGGCGTCGTGCTGAGCCTTCTCGCCATCGCGAGCAAGGTGTTCGGCTGCGGCCTTCCGGCCCTTGGGCTCGGCTTCAACGTCCGAGGAGCGACGCGCATCGGGCTGGGGATGCTCCCGCGCGGCGAGTTTGCGCTCATCATCGCGGGCATGGCCCTGGCGCGGGGCGCGATAGACACGGGCCTTTTCGGCGTCGTCGTCATGATGACCGTCGTGACGGCGTTCCTGGCGCCCGTGCTTCTGGTGCCGGCCTTCCGGGGCGGGGGCGGCCTGAGGAATCCCTAA
- a CDS encoding DUF4388 domain-containing protein codes for MAEDLVLQGALESNSLPNILQRLYHDRETGKLTLSFLETRKSLFIKEGRIVFATSNNPDDRLGEFLLRRKIITVQQYLESAKHIRPGKKQGAVLCELGYLSPENLIDLVKKQVQAIVYSLFEWTQGDYSLSLHDLDTTDLITLNFSTEDIIVRGIKHINSWSRIFGAVGGPDVVYAKTPECDSIYYGMALKEEEIHVLSSVTGRASVADICTMSYLSDFETYRLLWGFLAAGCIERTAQLDTRKVESEAQVETMVDVYNQMFAYLHDTLFQGVGETAEDLMMRAIKDVTPQYPDLYRDVYVDASGCVDTNQFYQNLLISATGRRFTTAMAALNELLYNLVFVVKRELGTDAERKVAKRLQEMKAKLPA; via the coding sequence GTGGCCGAAGACCTGGTTCTTCAAGGGGCGCTTGAGAGCAACTCGCTTCCCAACATCCTGCAGCGGCTCTACCATGACCGGGAAACGGGAAAGCTGACGCTGAGCTTTCTCGAAACGCGCAAATCCCTTTTCATTAAAGAAGGGCGTATCGTTTTCGCCACCTCGAACAACCCGGACGACCGGCTGGGGGAATTTCTACTTCGGCGCAAGATCATCACGGTCCAGCAATACCTCGAGTCCGCAAAGCACATTCGCCCGGGCAAGAAGCAGGGCGCCGTCCTCTGCGAGCTGGGATACCTCTCGCCCGAAAATCTCATCGATCTGGTCAAGAAGCAGGTGCAGGCCATCGTCTATAGCCTCTTTGAATGGACGCAGGGCGACTATTCGCTCAGCTTGCATGACCTCGACACGACCGACCTCATCACGCTCAACTTTTCGACCGAGGACATCATCGTGCGCGGCATCAAGCACATCAACTCCTGGAGCCGCATCTTCGGCGCCGTGGGAGGCCCGGACGTCGTCTACGCCAAGACCCCGGAGTGCGACTCCATCTACTACGGCATGGCGCTCAAGGAGGAGGAGATTCATGTGCTTTCCTCGGTCACCGGCCGCGCCTCGGTGGCCGACATCTGCACCATGAGCTATCTTTCGGACTTTGAGACCTACCGCCTCCTCTGGGGCTTTCTGGCCGCGGGCTGCATTGAGCGCACCGCGCAGCTCGACACCCGGAAGGTGGAGAGCGAGGCGCAGGTCGAAACCATGGTGGACGTCTACAATCAGATGTTCGCGTACCTCCACGACACGCTGTTTCAGGGCGTGGGCGAGACGGCCGAGGATCTCATGATGCGGGCCATCAAGGATGTCACGCCCCAGTATCCCGATTTGTACCGCGACGTCTACGTGGACGCCTCGGGGTGCGTGGACACGAACCAGTTCTACCAGAACCTGCTCATCTCGGCGACGGGCCGGCGCTTCACGACGGCCATGGCGGCCCTGAACGAGCTTCTCTACAACCTCGTCTTCGTCGTCAAGCGCGAGCTCGGCACCGACGCCGAGCGTAAAGTGGCCAAACGGCTTCAGGAAATGAAGGCCAAGCTGCCCGCCTGA
- a CDS encoding diguanylate cyclase, translating into MAPEPRVLIVSRTKRFAEQARKRLRSEPCRLKTLNGSVSKVVLRSIGKYQPDLVLVEATPATLRRTLDLLPELASVDHAARAIVVLPSPDAAARAEALRSGAFDTVAFPDEEKTLAHRVHQGLEARRVSRENLRLARELELLRTLKSIAKILELDRLVTALTDTTMELMQAQFGAFVLARPGGIFEIAELRGLSQDYTSDGIFGFTYVTLQRMLAKNKPSLVSEGGRAFSPRKIGSGVRVGSVVVAPIVARSERLGLAIVARERGRPPLRSEDADILRKLLLESSDIVENALAHKRTQELTMRDDLTSAYNRRYFETYVEDEIRRARRFQAKVALIFLDLDNLRSVNDRYGHFMGSRALMEAAHRMLASVRSIDKVMRFGGDEFCIVLPETGVEGAFRVANRVRDRIRTEPFLGDEIEGGVYLTASMGITTYPEHALTKEELIQRADEAMYNVKQKDKGGIAVAKPLPKRAAGPGPKGRTRARRSGTAASRRMA; encoded by the coding sequence ATGGCTCCGGAGCCGCGCGTACTCATTGTAAGCAGGACGAAGCGCTTCGCGGAGCAGGCGCGCAAGCGCCTCCGCTCCGAGCCCTGCCGTCTCAAAACGCTGAACGGCAGCGTCTCGAAGGTGGTCCTCCGCTCGATTGGGAAATATCAGCCGGACCTCGTCCTGGTGGAGGCGACACCCGCGACGCTCCGCCGGACGCTCGACCTGCTTCCGGAGCTGGCCAGCGTCGACCATGCGGCTAGGGCCATCGTGGTGCTTCCCTCGCCCGATGCCGCGGCGCGCGCCGAGGCGCTCCGCAGCGGCGCCTTCGACACCGTGGCCTTTCCCGACGAGGAGAAAACGCTCGCGCACCGCGTGCACCAGGGACTCGAGGCCCGGCGCGTCTCGCGCGAGAACCTCCGGCTCGCGCGCGAGCTGGAGCTTCTGCGAACCCTGAAATCGATCGCCAAGATCCTCGAGCTCGACCGCCTCGTCACCGCGCTCACGGACACCACGATGGAGCTCATGCAGGCGCAGTTCGGCGCCTTCGTGCTTGCGCGCCCCGGCGGTATTTTTGAAATCGCCGAGCTGCGCGGCCTTTCCCAGGACTACACGAGCGACGGCATCTTCGGCTTCACGTACGTCACGCTTCAAAGGATGCTGGCCAAGAACAAGCCTTCCCTTGTTTCCGAGGGCGGCCGGGCGTTTTCGCCGCGCAAGATCGGCTCGGGCGTGCGCGTCGGCTCCGTCGTCGTGGCGCCCATCGTCGCGCGCAGCGAGCGCCTGGGCCTCGCCATCGTCGCCCGCGAGCGGGGCCGCCCGCCGCTTCGGAGCGAGGACGCCGACATTCTCCGGAAGCTCCTTCTGGAATCGTCCGACATCGTCGAGAACGCACTCGCGCACAAGCGCACGCAGGAGCTCACGATGCGGGACGACCTTACGAGCGCCTACAACCGCCGCTACTTCGAAACGTACGTCGAGGACGAAATCAGGCGCGCCCGGCGCTTCCAGGCGAAAGTGGCGCTCATTTTCCTCGACCTCGACAACCTGCGGAGCGTGAACGACCGCTACGGCCATTTCATGGGAAGCCGCGCCCTGATGGAGGCGGCGCACCGCATGCTCGCGAGCGTCCGCAGCATTGACAAGGTGATGCGGTTCGGGGGGGACGAGTTCTGCATCGTGCTTCCCGAAACGGGCGTCGAGGGGGCGTTCAGGGTCGCCAACCGCGTCCGCGATCGAATCCGAACGGAGCCGTTCCTCGGCGACGAAATCGAAGGCGGCGTGTACCTGACGGCCAGCATGGGGATCACGACCTATCCGGAGCATGCGCTCACGAAGGAAGAGCTCATCCAGCGCGCCGACGAGGCCATGTACAACGTGAAGCAGAAGGACAAGGGCGGCATCGCCGTCGCCAAACCGCTCCCAAAACGCGCCGCCGGGCCCGGCCCAAAAGGCCGCACCCGCGCCCGGCGTTCCGGAACCGCCGCATCCAGGCGCATGGCCTAG
- a CDS encoding slipin family protein yields the protein MPIGIISIVVIVLVILSNAIYILREYERGVVFRLGRMRPHPMGPGLTIIIPGIDKLLRVSLRTIVLDIPPQDVITRDNVSVKVNAVVYFRVMNPLKAIVEVEDYVYATSQLAQTTLRSVLGQEELDALLSERERLNTSLQEVIDKHTDPWGIKVSTVEVKHLDLPQDMQRAMAKQAEAEREKRAKVIHADGEFQASQRLHDAAEIVDRNPVTIQLRYLQTLTEIATEKNSTIIFPLPIDVFRQLMGGRTRETP from the coding sequence ATGCCCATAGGCATCATTTCCATCGTTGTCATCGTCTTGGTCATTCTGTCCAATGCGATCTACATCCTCCGCGAGTACGAGCGGGGCGTCGTCTTCCGGCTGGGGCGCATGCGTCCCCATCCCATGGGGCCGGGGTTGACTATCATCATCCCGGGCATCGACAAACTCCTCCGTGTCAGCCTGCGCACCATCGTGCTCGACATCCCGCCGCAGGACGTCATCACGCGGGACAACGTATCGGTGAAAGTGAACGCCGTGGTCTACTTCCGCGTGATGAACCCTCTCAAGGCCATCGTCGAGGTGGAGGACTACGTCTACGCGACGAGCCAGCTCGCCCAGACGACGCTTCGCTCGGTGCTCGGTCAGGAGGAGCTCGATGCGCTCCTGAGCGAGCGGGAGAGGTTGAACACGTCGCTTCAGGAAGTCATCGACAAGCACACCGACCCGTGGGGCATCAAGGTTTCCACGGTGGAAGTCAAGCATCTCGATTTACCGCAGGACATGCAGCGCGCCATGGCGAAGCAGGCCGAGGCCGAGCGCGAGAAGCGCGCGAAAGTCATCCACGCCGACGGCGAGTTCCAGGCCTCGCAGCGCCTCCACGACGCCGCCGAAATCGTCGACCGGAATCCGGTCACCATCCAGCTGCGCTACCTGCAGACCCTGACGGAGATCGCCACCGAGAAAAACTCGACCATCATCTTCCCGCTCCCCATCGACGTTTTCAGGCAGCTCATGGGCGGCAGAACACGGGAAACGCCCTAA
- a CDS encoding nodulation protein NfeD: MKPLVPWKGWCVLISFSVAGATLVNADETLPPSAGPTLVVSVSGPIHPVAAEVIARAVGKAREDDAALLVIELDTPGGLMSSMQDIKKAILNSPVPVAVFVSPKGAQAASAGFFIVMSADLAVMAPGTSTGAAHPVDISGGEEISEVMGKKILHSAVKELQSVAEVRGRNPELAIEAVQGEVKSFTAEEALAEGLIDFIAEDVHDLIRKANDRAVTRFTGEEEVLTLDEREIVELEQTLRERVLGAIANPNVLFLLLGLGVLGLYVEISNPGLILPGVVGGICIILALFSMQALPINYAGVLLMLLSFVLFLVELKVASYGLLTLGGILSLLLGGMLLIKEPVPGLAINWTTLISVAVFIGALVALVVYLVVRAHGEDVWTGQEGMVGKRGVAATPVHREGRVFVQGEYWRAISAAPIEKDEPVEIVGVSEMTLKVQRVTES; encoded by the coding sequence ATGAAACCTTTAGTCCCGTGGAAGGGATGGTGTGTCCTCATATCATTCTCCGTAGCGGGCGCCACTCTGGTTAACGCGGACGAGACATTACCTCCCTCGGCGGGGCCGACGTTGGTCGTATCCGTCAGCGGCCCGATTCACCCCGTGGCCGCCGAAGTCATCGCGCGCGCCGTCGGGAAGGCCCGGGAAGATGACGCCGCCCTCCTCGTCATTGAGCTCGACACCCCGGGCGGACTCATGAGCTCGATGCAGGACATCAAAAAGGCCATCCTCAACTCGCCGGTTCCCGTGGCCGTGTTCGTCTCGCCCAAAGGGGCGCAGGCCGCCTCCGCGGGCTTCTTCATCGTCATGTCGGCGGACCTGGCCGTGATGGCGCCCGGCACCTCGACGGGTGCGGCCCATCCCGTGGACATCTCGGGAGGGGAGGAGATAAGCGAGGTCATGGGCAAGAAGATTCTCCACAGCGCCGTCAAGGAGCTCCAGAGCGTCGCCGAGGTGCGGGGACGCAACCCCGAGCTCGCCATCGAGGCCGTGCAGGGCGAGGTCAAATCCTTCACGGCCGAAGAGGCCTTGGCCGAGGGACTCATCGACTTCATCGCCGAAGACGTCCACGACCTCATCCGCAAGGCGAACGACCGCGCGGTGACGCGCTTTACGGGCGAGGAGGAAGTGCTCACGCTTGACGAGAGGGAAATCGTCGAGCTGGAACAAACGCTCCGGGAGCGCGTCCTGGGCGCCATCGCCAACCCCAACGTGTTGTTTCTGCTCCTGGGACTGGGCGTCCTGGGACTCTACGTCGAGATCAGCAACCCCGGCCTCATCTTGCCGGGCGTCGTCGGAGGCATCTGCATCATCCTGGCGCTTTTTTCCATGCAGGCGCTTCCCATCAACTACGCCGGGGTTTTGTTGATGCTTTTGTCTTTCGTCCTCTTTCTGGTAGAATTAAAGGTGGCGAGCTATGGCCTGTTGACATTGGGAGGCATCCTGTCTCTCCTGCTGGGCGGCATGCTCTTGATTAAAGAGCCGGTGCCGGGGCTTGCCATTAATTGGACGACGCTCATTTCCGTGGCGGTCTTTATCGGAGCCCTGGTCGCCCTAGTCGTCTATCTGGTGGTGCGGGCCCACGGCGAGGACGTTTGGACCGGCCAAGAAGGCATGGTCGGAAAGCGCGGCGTCGCCGCCACCCCCGTGCACCGCGAGGGCAGGGTTTTCGTGCAGGGGGAATACTGGCGCGCGATTTCCGCCGCTCCCATCGAAAAGGACGAGCCGGTCGAAATCGTGGGCGTCAGCGAAATGACCCTTAAGGTCCAGCGGGTCACGGAAAGCTAA
- a CDS encoding efflux RND transporter permease subunit: MKLVDLAVRNAVSVAVAALLLILFGVISLTRLPVQLTPDVDRPVVTVTTVWPGASPQEVEREITDPQEERLKSVEGLVRLTSESHDSRAEVQLEFKVGVNLDTALLHTANTLDRVPSYPENVEKPFLSGTGGDDSSAIAWFILQPVEGNDVDVSTLFDFAEDEIKSRFERVPGVARSNVYGGRERELRVIVDPERLAAHGVSFREMAGTIDAENMNRSAGSLDEGKRRYVLRTVGEFRSIEDVENTVVAVRDGAHVYVKDLAEVRLDYKKPGASVWHKGERSLAINALRETGANVLETMAGLKQAMEELNSGLLRDEGLYLQQAYDETLYIDSSIGLVKQNLAVGGTLAVMVLLVFLHSVRATIVVALAIPLSVIGTFIAMNALGRSLNVISLAGLAFAVGMVVDNAIVVLENIHRHTEMGKPVPQAASEGTSEVWGAVLASTLTTAAVFLPVLFIEEEAGQLFRDIALAISAAVLLSLVVSLTVIPTLAVRLIRPKGRYFSGKGDRWLELRERLLPVGVAVRGMVVKGVERVLSTRRMRIATLVAMTVLSLGLSWLLAPKVEYLPTGNRNLVFGMLLPPPGYNLSEVERMGQDLAESLRPYLEAESRRKAGLDAPPIENLFFVSWGRFAFLGAISAEPRNARELIPVIRRPLMKVPGLIPVVSQSSLFSRHGSQGNNIDIEITGPDIENLLQLGMEVFGRVQQLIPGAQARPIPSLDLGNPEVRITPDRARASELGLSTHEIGFAVDAMVDGVKVSEYRLHGDAIDLTLTGRAREEGGVKHGHELSDLRLYTPAGKTVTLGTVASVEMESGPEQINHIERERAITVQLQPPESVPLGEAIEIIESQIVAPIQDAGRLSPHERIHLSGAADALSQALRSFRWNFLLALVITYLLMSALFENFLYPLVIMFSVPLAALGGFAGLRLVHVFVPTQGLDLLTMLGFVILIGTVVNNAILVVHQALIGMRERGLDTRGALLDAVRVRVRPIFMSMATSVFGMLPLVLSPGAGSEIYRGLGSVVVGGLLVSTVFTLFLIPALFSLVLEAYEAAPGILQRIRRKGFTAS, translated from the coding sequence ATGAAGCTCGTTGACCTCGCCGTCCGAAATGCCGTAAGCGTGGCCGTGGCCGCGCTTTTGCTCATCCTGTTCGGGGTGATCTCGCTTACGCGCCTGCCCGTGCAGCTCACGCCCGACGTGGACCGCCCCGTGGTCACCGTGACCACGGTCTGGCCTGGCGCGAGTCCGCAGGAGGTCGAGCGGGAAATCACGGACCCCCAGGAGGAGCGTCTCAAGAGCGTCGAGGGGCTGGTGCGGCTGACGAGCGAGAGCCACGACAGCCGGGCCGAGGTGCAGCTGGAATTCAAGGTCGGCGTGAACCTCGACACGGCGCTACTTCACACGGCCAACACCCTGGACCGGGTTCCGAGCTACCCGGAGAACGTGGAAAAGCCTTTCCTGAGTGGGACGGGGGGCGACGATTCGAGCGCCATCGCCTGGTTCATTCTCCAGCCCGTCGAGGGGAACGACGTGGATGTCTCGACGCTGTTCGATTTCGCGGAGGACGAGATCAAGTCCCGATTCGAGCGGGTCCCCGGGGTGGCGCGAAGCAACGTCTACGGCGGCCGGGAGCGTGAGCTCCGGGTGATCGTCGACCCGGAAAGGCTGGCCGCCCATGGGGTCAGCTTCCGGGAAATGGCCGGGACCATCGACGCGGAGAACATGAACCGGAGCGCGGGCTCGCTGGACGAGGGCAAGCGGCGCTACGTGCTCCGGACCGTGGGAGAGTTCAGGAGCATCGAGGACGTCGAGAACACCGTCGTGGCCGTTCGCGACGGCGCGCACGTGTACGTCAAGGACCTCGCCGAGGTCCGCCTCGATTACAAGAAGCCCGGGGCCTCCGTCTGGCACAAGGGCGAGCGCTCGCTGGCCATCAACGCCCTGAGGGAGACGGGGGCGAACGTGCTCGAAACCATGGCGGGCCTAAAGCAGGCGATGGAGGAGCTAAACAGCGGCCTGCTTCGCGACGAGGGCCTCTACCTGCAGCAGGCCTACGACGAGACGCTCTACATCGACAGCTCCATCGGGCTGGTCAAGCAGAACCTGGCCGTCGGGGGCACGCTCGCCGTGATGGTGCTCCTCGTGTTTCTTCACAGCGTTCGCGCCACCATCGTGGTGGCGCTGGCGATTCCCCTGAGCGTGATAGGAACCTTCATCGCCATGAACGCCCTCGGACGGAGCCTGAACGTTATCAGCCTCGCGGGCCTGGCTTTCGCCGTCGGCATGGTCGTGGACAACGCCATCGTCGTCCTCGAAAACATCCACCGCCACACGGAGATGGGCAAGCCCGTTCCCCAAGCCGCGAGCGAAGGGACGTCCGAGGTCTGGGGGGCCGTGCTCGCCAGCACGCTCACCACGGCCGCCGTGTTCCTGCCTGTCCTTTTCATCGAGGAGGAGGCCGGCCAGCTTTTCCGCGACATCGCCCTCGCCATCAGCGCCGCCGTCCTTTTGAGCCTCGTGGTCTCGCTCACCGTCATACCCACCCTGGCCGTCCGGCTGATAAGGCCCAAGGGAAGGTATTTTTCCGGAAAGGGCGACCGGTGGCTGGAGCTCCGCGAAAGGCTCCTCCCCGTCGGCGTGGCCGTGCGGGGCATGGTCGTGAAGGGGGTGGAGCGCGTTCTGTCGACGCGGCGCATGCGAATCGCGACGCTCGTCGCCATGACGGTACTTTCTCTCGGCTTGAGCTGGCTTCTGGCCCCGAAGGTCGAATACCTCCCCACCGGGAACCGCAACCTCGTTTTCGGGATGCTGCTCCCGCCGCCGGGGTACAACCTCTCCGAGGTGGAGCGCATGGGTCAGGATCTTGCCGAGTCTCTCCGCCCCTACCTCGAAGCCGAAAGCCGCCGCAAGGCCGGCCTGGACGCCCCCCCTATCGAGAATTTATTCTTCGTCTCATGGGGCCGCTTCGCTTTCCTGGGGGCCATCAGCGCGGAGCCCCGGAACGCCCGCGAACTGATCCCCGTCATCCGCCGCCCCCTGATGAAGGTTCCGGGCCTCATTCCCGTGGTGTCCCAGTCGAGTCTCTTCTCGAGGCACGGCTCCCAGGGCAACAACATCGACATCGAGATAACGGGCCCCGACATCGAGAATCTTCTTCAATTGGGCATGGAGGTGTTCGGGCGCGTGCAGCAACTGATTCCGGGCGCCCAGGCCCGGCCCATACCGAGCCTCGATCTCGGAAACCCCGAGGTGCGCATCACGCCCGACCGGGCCCGGGCCTCGGAGCTGGGACTATCGACCCACGAGATAGGTTTCGCGGTGGACGCCATGGTGGACGGCGTGAAGGTGTCCGAGTACCGGCTGCACGGGGACGCCATCGACCTGACCCTCACGGGCCGCGCGCGGGAAGAGGGCGGCGTAAAGCACGGCCACGAGCTGAGCGATCTCCGGCTGTACACCCCCGCCGGCAAGACGGTTACGCTCGGCACGGTGGCGTCGGTGGAGATGGAAAGCGGACCCGAGCAGATAAACCACATCGAGCGCGAGCGCGCTATCACGGTTCAGCTCCAGCCTCCCGAATCCGTGCCGCTCGGAGAAGCCATCGAGATTATCGAGTCGCAGATCGTCGCTCCGATTCAGGATGCTGGGCGCCTTTCTCCACACGAGCGCATTCACCTGTCCGGCGCCGCCGACGCCCTCTCGCAGGCCCTCCGCTCTTTCCGGTGGAACTTCCTTCTCGCGCTCGTCATCACCTACCTTCTCATGTCCGCCCTGTTCGAGAACTTCCTCTACCCCCTCGTGATTATGTTCAGCGTCCCGCTCGCCGCGCTCGGCGGCTTCGCGGGACTGCGCCTCGTCCACGTGTTCGTCCCGACGCAGGGCCTGGACCTTTTGACGATGCTGGGCTTCGTGATCCTCATCGGCACCGTGGTCAACAACGCCATTCTGGTGGTCCACCAGGCGCTCATCGGGATGAGGGAGCGCGGCCTCGACACCCGCGGCGCCCTGCTAGACGCCGTGCGGGTTCGCGTGCGCCCGATTTTCATGAGCATGGCCACGAGCGTTTTCGGCATGCTGCCGCTCGTGCTGTCTCCGGGGGCGGGCTCCGAGATTTACCGCGGCCTCGGAAGCGTGGTGGTCGGCGGGCTTCTGGTGTCCACCGTGTTCACGCTGTTTCTGATCCCGGCGCTTTTCAGCCTTGTGCTCGAGGCGTACGAGGCCGCGCCCGGAATCCTCCAAAGAATCCGCCGGAAGGGATTCACCGCTTCCTGA
- a CDS encoding efflux RND transporter periplasmic adaptor subunit, giving the protein MRSRSSLPFLAACLLLAAVEAVPAQEELPKATVAAAPAVEREVRRTLTFTGTVEPRARSAVASEIEGLVKEVFIEEGDFVAKGTVMIRLKDATTRLALANAEAAFTEAKAVYEKTRRDLDRALRLHEKGFLSDEERQDKKTDVTVAEQRMQQWQIQITGYKGDLEKTRIKAPFGGMVSDLRIQVGEWVREGGVVAELIDLDTVHVTADVAERYIGLVRAGQEARVRVDAYPEKSFQGSVFAIVPQAQSQARSFPVKIAVQNPEHVLRSGMFARADFAIGDAYSALLVPKDALVSQGGNYMVYIVQDGTALPVPVKLGDAFEEMVSVEAEIPAGAPVIVRGNERLFPSQPVEVLPPEP; this is encoded by the coding sequence ATGAGAAGCAGGTCCTCCCTGCCGTTTCTTGCGGCGTGTCTGCTCCTGGCGGCCGTCGAAGCCGTGCCTGCCCAGGAAGAACTTCCCAAGGCGACGGTCGCGGCGGCGCCCGCCGTGGAGCGCGAGGTCCGCCGGACGCTCACGTTCACGGGGACCGTGGAGCCTCGGGCGAGAAGCGCGGTCGCGAGCGAGATCGAGGGCCTCGTCAAGGAGGTTTTCATCGAGGAGGGCGACTTCGTCGCCAAGGGCACGGTAATGATCCGGCTCAAGGACGCAACGACCCGCCTCGCCCTCGCCAACGCCGAGGCCGCCTTCACGGAAGCGAAGGCGGTCTACGAAAAAACCCGAAGGGACCTGGACCGCGCCCTCCGGCTCCACGAAAAGGGCTTCCTTTCGGACGAGGAGCGCCAGGACAAGAAGACGGACGTGACGGTCGCGGAGCAGCGCATGCAGCAGTGGCAGATTCAAATTACCGGTTACAAGGGCGATCTCGAGAAAACGCGCATCAAGGCCCCGTTCGGTGGCATGGTGAGCGACCTGAGGATACAGGTGGGAGAGTGGGTCAGGGAGGGGGGCGTGGTGGCCGAGCTCATCGACCTGGACACCGTGCACGTCACGGCGGACGTTGCTGAGCGCTACATCGGCCTGGTCAGGGCGGGGCAGGAGGCCCGGGTGCGCGTCGACGCCTATCCGGAAAAAAGCTTTCAGGGCAGCGTGTTCGCCATCGTGCCCCAGGCGCAGTCCCAGGCGCGGAGCTTTCCGGTAAAAATCGCCGTGCAGAACCCCGAGCACGTTCTTCGGAGCGGCATGTTCGCGCGGGCCGACTTTGCCATAGGCGACGCCTACAGTGCGCTTCTCGTGCCCAAGGACGCCCTCGTGAGCCAGGGGGGGAATTACATGGTCTACATCGTCCAGGACGGGACCGCCCTGCCCGTTCCCGTGAAGCTCGGCGACGCTTTCGAGGAAATGGTTTCCGTGGAAGCGGAAATTCCGGCCGGCGCTCCCGTGATCGTGCGCGGGAACGAGAGATTATTTCCGAGCCAACCCGTCGAGGTACTTCCGCCCGAGCCGTAA